Proteins encoded together in one Vitis vinifera cultivar Pinot Noir 40024 chromosome 4, ASM3070453v1 window:
- the LOC100853847 gene encoding isovalerate--CoA ligase CCL2, which translates to MNPFFKNSLIRCIFSLNRLHPNLSHDSRRFCHFSGDIGPGSWKSTEGLVRCPVNDVPLSPITFLERSATAYRDRTSVVYGSVKYTWSETHERCLKLASALTQLGISRGDVVAVLAPNVPAMYELHFGVPMAGAVLCTLNTRHNSAMVSTLLRHSEAKIIFVDYQLLEIAHVALDLLKKTETKPPILVLIVESDGSPPTNFSTSDGYEYESLLATGQSEFEIRRPIDEWDPISVNYTSGTTSSPKGVVYNHRGAYLNSLATFVLHGMGSMPVYLWTVPMFHCNGWCLPWGVAAQGGTNVCLRRVIPKDIFDSIALHKVTHMGGAPTVLNMIVNSPVSDRRPLPSKVEVMTGGSPPPPPILRKMEELGFGVSHLYGLTETYGPGTICTWKPEWDSLPPDERYKLKARQGVQHLGLEEVDIKDPVTMKSVAADGKTMGEVMFRGNTVMSGYLKDEKATEEAFRGGWFRSGDLAVKHPDGYIEMKDRLKDIIISGGENISTVEVETVLYNHPAILEAAVVARPDNHWGQTPCAFVKLKEGFDVDAQEILKFCRDHLPHYMAPKTVIFEDLPRTSTGKIQKFILREKAKALGSLS; encoded by the exons ATGAACCCGTTTTTCAAGAATTCACTGATTCGATGCATTTTTAGTCTGAACCGGCTTCATCCAAATCTCAGTCACGATTCTCGACGATTCTGTCACTTTTCTGGGGATATCGGACCTGGGTCATGGAAATCAACGGAGGGTCTGGTTCGATGCCCGGTGAATGACGTGCCCCTGTCTCCTATAACCTTCTTGGAGCGGTCAGCAACGGCTTACAGAGACAGAACCTCAGTTGTGTATGGATCTGTGAAGTATACTTGGAGCGAGACTCATGAACGGTGTCTCAAATTGGCCTCTGCTCTCACCCAGTTGGGGATTTCGCGAGGCGACGTT GTTGCAGTATTGGCCCCCAACGTTCCAGCAATGTATGAGCTTCATTTCGGGGTCCCAATGGCTGGAGCTGTTCTTTGTACACTTAATACACGGCACAATTCAGCCATGGTGTCAACCCTGCTTCGTCATTCGGAAGCCAAGATCATATTTGTAGACTACCAATTACTTGAAATTGCTCATGTAGCACTTGATCTTCTAAAGAAGACAGAAACAAAACCACCCATCTTGGTCTTAATTGTAGAATCTGATGGCTCACCCCCCACCAACTTCAGTACTTCTGACGGCTATGAATATGAGAGTCTCCTTGCAACTGGACAATCTGAATTTGAGATCAGGCGGCCCATAGATGAGTGGGATCCAATCAGTGTTAATTATACTTCTGGCACAACATCCAGTCCCAAAGGAGTCGTTTACAATCACAGAGGTGCCTATCTCAATTCCCTTGCAACCTTTGTTCTCCATGGAATGGGCTCAATGCCTGTCTACCTCTGGACGGTGCCTATGTTCCACTGTAACGGATGGTGCCTGCCTTGGGGAGTGGCAGCTCAAGGTGGCACCAACGTATGCCTTAGGCGTGTCATCCCAAAGGACATATTTGACAGCATCGCTCTCCACAAAGTCACCCACATGGGCGGGGCACCAACTGTGTTGAACATGATTGTGAATTCACCAGTCAGTGACCGGAGGCCTCTTCCTTCCAAGGTGGAAGTAATGACAGGTGGTTCGCCACCACCTCCGCCCATACTTCGCAAGATGGAGGAGCTGGGCTTCGGTGTATCACACTTATATGGCCTTACAGAAACTTATGGTCCGGGAACAATTTGCACATGGAAACCCGAGTGGGATTCTCTGCCTCCTGATGAAAGATACAAACTCAAAGCTAGACAAGGAGTTCAACATCTTGGGTTGGAGGAGGTTGACATAAAAGATCCTGTGACCATGAAGAGTGTAGCTGCTGATGGTAAAACCATGGGCGAGGTGATGTTCCGAGGTAACACAGTAATGAGTGGATATCTTAAAGATGAGAAAGCAACAGAAGAAGCTTTCAGGGGTGGATGGTTTCGAAGTGGGGATCTTGCTGTAAAACATCCAGATGGGTACATAGAAATGAAAGATCGCTTGAAGGATATCATTATTTCTGGAGGGGAGAATATAAGCACTGTTGAGGTTGAAACAGTGTTGTATAATCATCCAGCAATTCTTGAGGCTGCAGTTGTTGCACGGCCAGATAATCATTGGGGCCAAACACCCTGTGCTTTTGTGAAGTTGAAGGAGGGATTTGATGTTGATGCTCAAGAAATACTCAAGTTCTGCCGGGATCATTTGCCACATTACATGGCACCCAAGACAGTTATTTTTGAGGATCTTCCAAGAACCTCCACCGGAAAGATTCAAAAGTTTATTCTAAGGGAGAAAGCAAAGGCCTTGGGTAGCCTTTCCTGA
- the LOC100245229 gene encoding protein STRICTOSIDINE SYNTHASE-LIKE 5, with the protein MADSTPSQSSMDRRSSSWPLGLLTLILAPVAAAMLLYQLDPYDPAPVPIHEFSQQPMVVPKLNPRMLQGSEMIGVGKLLSPEDIAYHPDSHLIYTGCDDGWVKRITLNDSMVQNWAFTGGRPLGVALGRHGQLVVADAEKGLLEVTADGMVKTLTDEAEGLKFKLTDGVDVAVDGMIYFTDASYKYGLKEHIRDILEGRPHGRLMSFDPSTKETKVLVRDLFFANGVVVSPDQNSVIVCESVMRRCLKYHIQGERKGSVDKFIDNLPGPPDNILYDGEGHYWIALPMGNSLAWDLALKYPWIRKVVAIMERYKVRPHIEKNGGVLAVDLEGKPTAYYYDPSLSEVTSGVKIGNYLYCGSITKPYMIRLDLHQHAARATM; encoded by the exons ATGGCAGACTCAACGCCTTCTCAGAGTAGCATGGATCGGAGAAGCTCATCGTGGCCTTTGGGTCTTCTCACTTTGATCTTGGCTCCAGTTGCAGCAGCCATGCTTCTCTACCAACTCGACCCCTATGACCCAGCTCCTGTCCCCATCCACGAGTTTTCACAGCAACCCATGGTCGTGCCCAAGCTCAACCCTCGCATGCTACAAGGATCGGAGATGATTGGGGTTGGGAAGCTTTTGAGTCCAGAGGACATTGCCTATCATCCCGACTCACACCTCATCTATACCGGTTGTGATGATGGCTGGGTCAAGCGAATCACCTTGAACGATTCCATGGTACAGAACTGGGCTTTCACCGGAGGACGACCCCTCGGCGTGGCTCTCGGCCGCCACGGTCAACTTGTTGTCGCTGATGCCGAAAAG GGTCTATTGGAGGTAACTGCAGACGGTATGGTGAAGACGTTGACCGATGAGGCTGAGGGTCTAAAATTCAAGCTAACTGATGGTGTGGATGTGGCGGTTGATGGCATGATTTATTTCACAGATGCTTCCTATAAATATGGCTTGAAAGAACATATTCGGGACATTTTGGAGGGTAGGCCCCATGGTAGACTAATGAGTTTTGACCCATCAACTAAAGAGACCAAAGTGCTGGTTCGCGACCTGTTCTTCGCTAATGGAGTTGTCGTCTCACCTGATCAAAATTCTGTGATAGTATGTGAAAGTGTCAT GAGAAGGTGCTTAAAATACCACATACAAGGTGAAAGAAAAGGATCAGTGGACAAGTTCATTGATAATTTACCGGGTCCACCTGACAATATCCTATACGATGGCGAAGGACATTATTGGATTGCATTGCCTATG GGAAACTCATTGGCTTGGGATTTGGCATTGAAATATCCTTGGATCCGAAAGGTTGTGGCAATCATGGAGAGGTACAAAGTAAGGCCTCATATAGAGAAAAATGGAGGGGTTTTGGCTGTTGATTTGGAAGGAAAACCAACTGCATATTATTATGATCCTAGTTTGTCAGAGGTTACAAGTGGAGTGAAGATTGGGAATTATTTATATTGCGGTTCCATTACAAAACCCTACATGATCCGCCTTGATCTTCATCAACATGCTGCGCGTGCCACCATGTGA